TGGAAGTTTTCCTGGATCCCTGACCCTTGTCAACCTATCATCCCTTTAAGATTCTAAAGGTGCAGCTGTATACCTGTCCCTTCTAACTGCAGAGGTATACCGTCGATGCATCATTCCTTTAACATTCTAAGACTGCAGATGTATACTTGATGTATCACTCTTCTAACTGCAAAGGTATATATAATGTGACCTGGAAATATATTTTCACCATAAATCGAGTTTCTCATTTTAAGTGATTTGTGATGAAATTTAAACTGGTATCAGATTACAGACCCCTCGGGGATCAGCCAAAGGCGATACGGTCCCTCGTTGAGGGTATAAACTCAGGGATGAGGGAGCAGACCCTCCTGGGGGTCACAGGGTCAGGTAAGACCTTCACCATCGCCAATGTCATCGAGGAGGTCCAGAAACCGACGCTTGTCATATCCCACAACAAGACACTGGCTGCACAGCTCTACGAGGAGTTCAGGGAGTTCTTCCCTGATAACGCAGTGGAGTACTTCGTGAGCTACTATGACTTCTACCAGCCAGAGGCCTACATACCACAGACAGACACCTACATAGACAAGGAGGCCTCAATAAACGATGAGATAGACAGGATGAGACACTCGGCAACCCAGGCGCTCCTATCCAGGGATGACGTTATAGTGGTATCCAGTGTATCCTGCATCTACGGCATAGGGGCCCCCGCAGATTACGGTGAGTTCACCCTCCACCTTGAGGTTGGCTCCACCATCGGGAGGGAGGAGATCCTCTCAAGCCTTGTAAGCATGCAGTACGAGAGGAACGACGTGGAATTCGACAGGGGCCAGTTCAGGGTCCGCGGCGACACCATAGAGATAAACCCCATCCATGGAACACCACCAATCAGGATAGAACTGTTCGGGGACGAGGTGGACTCCATATCAACCGTCCACAGGGTAACAGGTAAGAGGCTGCAGAAACTGGACCGCATAACCGTATTCCCTGCCAAGCACTTCGTGATCCCTGAGGACAGACTCCAGAGGGCCATAGAATCAATAGAGGAGGAACTTGAGGATCGCCTCAGGGAACTCAGGGCCCAGAATAAACTCCTTGAGGCCCAGCGCCTGGAGCAGAGGACGAGATTCGACATGGAGATGCTAAGGGAGATGGGCTACTGCCAGGGCATAGAGAACTACTCAATGCACCTCAGCGGCAGGAAGTGGGGTGAGAAACCCAACACACTCCTTGACTACTTCCCCGATGACTTCCTGACGGTCATCGACGAATCACACGTGACCGTCCCCCAGATAAGGGGCATGTACAACGGTGACCGGGCAAGGAAGGAGACACTCGTTGAGTACGGCTTCAGACTCCCCAGTGCAAAGGAGAACCGTCCTCTGCGCTTCGATGAATTCCAGGAGAGCATAAACCAGGTGATCTATGTCTCCGCAACCCCGGGTAAATATGAGCTCTCAAGGAGCCAGAACATCGTTGAACAGATCATAAGGCCCACTGGCCTCGTGGACCCTGAGGTCAGGATCCGGCCGGTTAAGGGACAGGTTGACGACCTCCTCTCTGAGATAAGAAGGAGGGTTGACCTTGGCCAGAGGGTTCTCGTAACAACCCTCACCAAGAGGATGGCAGAGGACCTCACCGACTATTATTCACGGGTTGGTGTTAGGGTGAGGTACCTCCACTCAGAGATAGACACCCTTGAGCGTGTTGAAATCATAGATGACCTCAGACGTGGCGAATTCGACTGCCTGGTGGGTGTGAACCTCCTCAGGGAGGGTCTGGACCTACCGGAGGTTTCACTGGTGGCGATCCTCGACGCCGACAGGGAGGGCTTCCTCAGGTCAGAGACCTCCCTCATACAGACAATCGGTAGGGCCGCCAGGAACGTCAACGGCCAGGTACTGATATACGCCGACAGACTCACAGACTCGGTGAAAGCAGCGGTTGAGACCACCAACAGGCGAAGAAAGCTCCAGATGGAGTACAACCGCAGGCACGGTATAAAGCCAAGGAGCACAAGAAGGACCCTCAGGGAGAAGAAGGATAAAGAGGAGATTAAGGCTGAGGAGATACCCCGGGATGAACTTGAAGTCATAATAAAGGACCTTGAGGCCGAGATGCGTGAGGCCGCAAGGAACCTGGAATTCGAGAGGGCCGCGAGGCTCAGGGACCAGATAATGTCCCTCAAGGGGTCCTCATCAAAATAAAACGAACTTTATATGAATAAGTGGAGATTCTGAGAGTTATGAGTGGAAAGATAGTTATTAAGGGTGCAAGGGAGCACAACCTCCAGAACATTGACCTTGAACTCCCAAGGGATAAATTCATCGTCATAACAGGTATAAGCGGGTCAGGGAAGTCCTCGCTGGCCTTTGACACCATATACGCTGAGGGCCAGCGGCGATACGTTGAGTCCCTCTCAGCCTATGCAAGGCAGTTCCTGGGGCAGATGAAGAAGCCCGAGGTGGACTACATAGAGGGCCTCTCCCCTGCAATATCCATAGACCAGAAGACCACAAGGGTCAACCCCCGCTCAACCGTGGGGACCATCACAGAGATCTACGACTACCTCCGGCTCCTATTTGCAAGGATAGGTAAACCCCACTGCTACCTCTGCGGAAGGGAGATAGAGCAGCAGACATCAACCCAGATAGTGGACCGTATAATGGAGGACGATGAGGGCACAAGGATCATCATACTGGCACCGGTGGTGAGGGACAGGAAGGGCGAGCACCAGCGGGTTTTTGAGAGGCTCAGGGAACAGGGATTCGTAAGGGTCAGGGTTGACGGCGAAATAAGGGACCTTGACGAGGAATTCAACCTTGACAGAAACCGGAAACACTCGGTCGATGTGGTGGTGGACCGCCTTGCTGTTAGAAAGGACACTGAATTCAGGA
Above is a genomic segment from Methanothermobacter sp. containing:
- the uvrB gene encoding excinuclease ABC subunit UvrB; translated protein: MMKFKLVSDYRPLGDQPKAIRSLVEGINSGMREQTLLGVTGSGKTFTIANVIEEVQKPTLVISHNKTLAAQLYEEFREFFPDNAVEYFVSYYDFYQPEAYIPQTDTYIDKEASINDEIDRMRHSATQALLSRDDVIVVSSVSCIYGIGAPADYGEFTLHLEVGSTIGREEILSSLVSMQYERNDVEFDRGQFRVRGDTIEINPIHGTPPIRIELFGDEVDSISTVHRVTGKRLQKLDRITVFPAKHFVIPEDRLQRAIESIEEELEDRLRELRAQNKLLEAQRLEQRTRFDMEMLREMGYCQGIENYSMHLSGRKWGEKPNTLLDYFPDDFLTVIDESHVTVPQIRGMYNGDRARKETLVEYGFRLPSAKENRPLRFDEFQESINQVIYVSATPGKYELSRSQNIVEQIIRPTGLVDPEVRIRPVKGQVDDLLSEIRRRVDLGQRVLVTTLTKRMAEDLTDYYSRVGVRVRYLHSEIDTLERVEIIDDLRRGEFDCLVGVNLLREGLDLPEVSLVAILDADREGFLRSETSLIQTIGRAARNVNGQVLIYADRLTDSVKAAVETTNRRRKLQMEYNRRHGIKPRSTRRTLREKKDKEEIKAEEIPRDELEVIIKDLEAEMREAARNLEFERAARLRDQIMSLKGSSSK